A genome region from Glycine max cultivar Williams 82 chromosome 5, Glycine_max_v4.0, whole genome shotgun sequence includes the following:
- the LOC100795153 gene encoding magnesium-transporting ATPase, P-type 1 isoform X1 has protein sequence MGRTKVSTLFANKHNNNNYMLPYSNTIRQTLVNRPNTHKDRFPFSLFELLRRLIHSSIPYDIFFHFHSHFSLTRKVDGDSKTEEEEKVYSWLYTLAQSDKNLVFEYVRSTERGLSFTEADRRLRENGPNVPLEYSFPRWWHLLWNSLFHPFIIILIVLSVLSFITCDSPNGFIMLILVFISVTLRFYQEYSSSKAAMKLSEFVKCPIKVQRCAGRVVQKELVVQVDQRDVVPGDIVIFEPGDLFPGDIRLLSSKQLVVSQASLTGESWTTDKTAEIREDHSTPLLDLKNICFMGTNVVSGTGTGLVISTGSNTYMSTMFSKVGKKKPPDEFEKGLRRIFYLLISVILAVVTIMFVINYTTSLNLSQSVLFAISVASALNPQMLPLIINTCLAKGALAMAKDRCIVKSLTSIRHMGSMDILCIDKTGSLTMNHAIMVNHLDCRGLPQEKILRYAFLNSYFKSDQKYPLDDAILAFVYSNGFRFQPSKWRKIDEIPFDFIRRRVSVILETEGGHSQFFGRFLLTKGALLEVLRVCSFIENFDKDEISPFSSNDYQRILNLSEDLSNEGLRVIAVAIRKLEMPQICETSNGSKREEEDIERDMVFIGLITFFDPPKDSAKQALWRLSEKGVKAKVLTGDSLSLTTRVCREVGISTTHVITGPELEQLDQNTFHETVQRATVLARLTPIQKQRVVQSLQTIGNHVVGFLGDGVNDSLALDAANVSISVDSGVAIAKDMADIILLEKDLNVLVAGVEHGRLSFGNTMKYLKMSVIANLGSVISLLIATLLFKYEPLTSRQLLTQNFIYSVGQIALAWDKMDEEYVKTPHKSSERGLSMFMLWNAPVCTLCDVATLLFLWFYYKAYTDVTQKFFHSAWFIEGLLLQTLIIHLIRTEKIPFIQDVASWPVIFSTVVTSAIGIALPFTPIGKVMGFSLIPLSYFGFLVLLFLGYFTVGQVVKRLYILVYKKWL, from the exons ATGGGAAGAACCAAAGTCTCCACCCTCTTTGCCAATaagcacaacaacaacaattacatgCTTCCTTATTCCAACACCATAAGACAAACTCTTGTAAACAGGCCAAATACCCACAAAGACCGGTTCCCCTTTTCACTCTTTGAATTATTGCGGCGCCTTATTCATTCAAGTATTCCTTACGACATCTTCTTCCATTTTCATTCACACTTCTCTCTAACTA GAAAAGTAGATGGAGACTCAAAAACCGAGGAAGAGGAGAAAGTCTACTCTTGGTTATACACCTTGGCCCAGTCAGACAAAAACTTGGTTTTCGAGTACGTTAGGTCCACTGAGAGAG GCTTAAGTTTCACAGAAGCCGATAGGAGACTGAGGGAAAATGGGCCAAATGTTCCACTTGAGTATTCCTTTCCAAGATGGTGGCATCTTCTATGGAACTCTCTTTTCCATCCTTTCATTATCATTCTGATTGTTTTGTCAGTTCTGTCATTCATTACCTGCGACAGTCCAAATGGATTTATCATGCTCATATTGGTTTTCATCAGTGTCACCCTTCGTTTCTATCAG GAATACAGCAGCTCAAAAGCAGCAATGAAGCTTTCAGAATTTGTAAAATGTCCAATAAAAGTTCAAAGATGCGCTGGTAGAGTTGTTCAGAAAGAACTTGTAGTTCAAGTTGATCAGAGGGATGTAGTTCCAGGTGACATTGTGATTTTTGAACCTGGTGACCTCTTTCCTGGAGATATCAGGTTGTTATCTTCTAAACAACTTGTTGTAAG CCAGGCATCACTAACTGGGGAATCTTGGACAACTGACAAAACTGCTGAAATCAGAGAAGATCACAGCACTCCTTTATTGGATTTAAAGAACATCTGCTTTATG GGCACAAACGTGGTATCTGGTACTGGAACAGGCTTAGTGATTTCCACAGGATCCAATACTTACATGAGCACCATGTTTTCAAAAGTTgggaagaagaaaccaccagATGAATTTGAAAAGGGTCTCAGACGGATATTTTACTTGCTTATTTCTGTCATTCTAGCAGTTGTTACCATCATGTTTGTGATAAATTACACTACATCTCTTAATTTGAGCCAGAGTGTTCTTTTTGCCATCTCAGTTGCATCTGCCCTCAATCCTCAGATGCTTCCCCTCATCATTAACACATGTCTTGCAAAAGGAGCACTTGCTATGGCTAAAGACAGATGTATAGTAAAAAGTTTAACATCTATACGCCACATGGGATCAAT GGATATTCTTTGTATTGATAAGACAGGCTCCCTTACAATGAATCATGCAATCATGGTTAATCATCTTGACTGCAGGGGTTTACCCCAAGAAAAAATTTTACGCTATGCCTTCCTCAACTCTTACTTTAAGAGTGACCAGAAGTATCCTCTGGATGATGCTATCCTAGCATTTGTATATTCAAATGGATTCAGGTTTCAGCCATCTAAGTGGAGGAAGATAGATGAGATTCCTTTTGACTTCATAAGAAGAAGAGTATCTGTCATCTTAGAAACAGAAGGCGGACACTCACAATTCTTTGGCAGGTTCCTGTTAACAAAAGGAGCACTGTTAGAAGTATTGAGAGTTTGTTCTTTCATTGAGAATTTCGATAAAGATGAAATTTCTCCCTTCTCTTCAAATGATTATCAGCGGATTTTAAATCTCTCAGAAGATTTGAGCAATGAGGGGTTAAGGGTAATAGCAGTAGCTATAAGGAAGCTGGAAATG CCCCAAATATGCGAAACAAGTAATGGAAGCAAGAGAGAAGAGGAGGATATTGAAAGAGACATGGTGTTCATCGGCCTCATAACGTTTTTCGACCCACCAAAGGACTCAGCAAAGCAAGCACTGTGGCGTTTGTCCGAGAAGGGAGTGAAGGCTAAGGTTTTAACTGGTGACTCCCTCTCCTTGACAACAAGGGTATGCAGGGAAGTTGGCATAAGTACCACTCATGTAATAACAGGTCCTGAACTAGAACAACTTGACCAAAACACTTTCCATGAGACAGTTCAAAGAGCCACAGTACTCGCTCGTCTCACCCCAATTCAGAAACAACGAGTGGTGCAATCCTTGCAAACAATTGGAAACCATGTCGTTGGGTTCTTAGGAGATGGAGTGAATGATTCACTAGCTTTAGATGCTGCCAATGTAAGCATTTCTGTGGACTCAGGTGTAGCCATTGCCAAAGACATGGCTGATATTATCTTACTTGAGAAAGACCTCAACGTGCTTGTTGCAGGAGTGGAGCATGGTAGACTTAGTTTTGGCAACACAATGAAGTATCTTAAGATGTCAGTGATAGCTAACTTGGGAAGTGTCATTTCACTCCTCATAGCAACACTGTTATTCAAGTATGAGCCCTTAACTTCTAGACAGCTTCTTACTCAGAATTTCATCTACAGTGTGGGACAGATTGCCCTTGCTTGGGACAAGATGGATGAAGAGTATGTTAAGACACCTCACAAGTCCTCAGAGAGAGGCTTGTCCATGTTCATGTTGTGGAATGCACCAGTGTGCACCCTTTGTGATGTGGCAACACTTTTGTTTCTTTGGTTTTATTACAAGGCTTACACTGATGTGACTCAGAAGTTTTTCCATTCAGCTTGGTTCATTGAAGGTCTCCTATTGCAGACCCTCATCATCCACTTGATAAGGACAGAGAAAATCCCTTTCATACAGGATGTTGCATCTTGGCCTGTGATTTTCTCCACTGTTGTGACATCTGCAATTGGAATTGCACTTCCATTCACACCCATTGGGAAGGTCATGGGATTCTCACTTATACCTCTTTCATATTTCGGATTTTTGGTGCTTCTTTTTCTGGGGTATTTTACAGTTGGCCAGGTCGTTAAGAGACTTTACATATTGGTTTATAAGAAATGGCTTTGA
- the LOC100795153 gene encoding magnesium-transporting ATPase, P-type 1 isoform X4 produces MGRTKVSTLFANKHNNNNYMLPYSNTIRQTLVNRPNTHKDRFPFSLFELLRRLIHSSIPYDIFFHFHSHFSLTRKVDGDSKTEEEEKVYSWLYTLAQSDKNLVFEYVRSTERGLSFTEADRRLRENGPNVPLEYSFPRWWHLLWNSLFHPFIIILIVLSVLSFITCDSPNGFIMLILVFISVTLRFYQEYSSSKAAMKLSEFVKCPIKVQRCAGRVVQKELVVQVDQRDVVPGDIVIFEPGDLFPGDIRLLSSKQLVVSQASLTGESWTTDKTAEIREDHSTPLLDLKNICFMGTNVVSGTGTGLVISTGSNTYMSTMFSKVGKKKPPDEFEKVASALNPQMLPLIINTCLAKGALAMAKDRCIVKSLTSIRHMGSMDILCIDKTGSLTMNHAIMVNHLDCRGLPQEKILRYAFLNSYFKSDQKYPLDDAILAFVYSNGFRFQPSKWRKIDEIPFDFIRRRVSVILETEGGHSQFFGRFLLTKGALLEVLRVCSFIENFDKDEISPFSSNDYQRILNLSEDLSNEGLRVIAVAIRKLEMPQICETSNGSKREEEDIERDMVFIGLITFFDPPKDSAKQALWRLSEKGVKAKVLTGDSLSLTTRVCREVGISTTHVITGPELEQLDQNTFHETVQRATVLARLTPIQKQRVVQSLQTIGNHVVGFLGDGVNDSLALDAANVSISVDSGVAIAKDMADIILLEKDLNVLVAGVEHGRLSFGNTMKYLKMSVIANLGSVISLLIATLLFKYEPLTSRQLLTQNFIYSVGQIALAWDKMDEEYVKTPHKSSERGLSMFMLWNAPVCTLCDVATLLFLWFYYKAYTDVTQKFFHSAWFIEGLLLQTLIIHLIRTEKIPFIQDVASWPVIFSTVVTSAIGIALPFTPIGKVMGFSLIPLSYFGFLVLLFLGYFTVGQVVKRLYILVYKKWL; encoded by the exons ATGGGAAGAACCAAAGTCTCCACCCTCTTTGCCAATaagcacaacaacaacaattacatgCTTCCTTATTCCAACACCATAAGACAAACTCTTGTAAACAGGCCAAATACCCACAAAGACCGGTTCCCCTTTTCACTCTTTGAATTATTGCGGCGCCTTATTCATTCAAGTATTCCTTACGACATCTTCTTCCATTTTCATTCACACTTCTCTCTAACTA GAAAAGTAGATGGAGACTCAAAAACCGAGGAAGAGGAGAAAGTCTACTCTTGGTTATACACCTTGGCCCAGTCAGACAAAAACTTGGTTTTCGAGTACGTTAGGTCCACTGAGAGAG GCTTAAGTTTCACAGAAGCCGATAGGAGACTGAGGGAAAATGGGCCAAATGTTCCACTTGAGTATTCCTTTCCAAGATGGTGGCATCTTCTATGGAACTCTCTTTTCCATCCTTTCATTATCATTCTGATTGTTTTGTCAGTTCTGTCATTCATTACCTGCGACAGTCCAAATGGATTTATCATGCTCATATTGGTTTTCATCAGTGTCACCCTTCGTTTCTATCAG GAATACAGCAGCTCAAAAGCAGCAATGAAGCTTTCAGAATTTGTAAAATGTCCAATAAAAGTTCAAAGATGCGCTGGTAGAGTTGTTCAGAAAGAACTTGTAGTTCAAGTTGATCAGAGGGATGTAGTTCCAGGTGACATTGTGATTTTTGAACCTGGTGACCTCTTTCCTGGAGATATCAGGTTGTTATCTTCTAAACAACTTGTTGTAAG CCAGGCATCACTAACTGGGGAATCTTGGACAACTGACAAAACTGCTGAAATCAGAGAAGATCACAGCACTCCTTTATTGGATTTAAAGAACATCTGCTTTATG GGCACAAACGTGGTATCTGGTACTGGAACAGGCTTAGTGATTTCCACAGGATCCAATACTTACATGAGCACCATGTTTTCAAAAGTTgggaagaagaaaccaccagATGAATTTGAAAAGG TTGCATCTGCCCTCAATCCTCAGATGCTTCCCCTCATCATTAACACATGTCTTGCAAAAGGAGCACTTGCTATGGCTAAAGACAGATGTATAGTAAAAAGTTTAACATCTATACGCCACATGGGATCAAT GGATATTCTTTGTATTGATAAGACAGGCTCCCTTACAATGAATCATGCAATCATGGTTAATCATCTTGACTGCAGGGGTTTACCCCAAGAAAAAATTTTACGCTATGCCTTCCTCAACTCTTACTTTAAGAGTGACCAGAAGTATCCTCTGGATGATGCTATCCTAGCATTTGTATATTCAAATGGATTCAGGTTTCAGCCATCTAAGTGGAGGAAGATAGATGAGATTCCTTTTGACTTCATAAGAAGAAGAGTATCTGTCATCTTAGAAACAGAAGGCGGACACTCACAATTCTTTGGCAGGTTCCTGTTAACAAAAGGAGCACTGTTAGAAGTATTGAGAGTTTGTTCTTTCATTGAGAATTTCGATAAAGATGAAATTTCTCCCTTCTCTTCAAATGATTATCAGCGGATTTTAAATCTCTCAGAAGATTTGAGCAATGAGGGGTTAAGGGTAATAGCAGTAGCTATAAGGAAGCTGGAAATG CCCCAAATATGCGAAACAAGTAATGGAAGCAAGAGAGAAGAGGAGGATATTGAAAGAGACATGGTGTTCATCGGCCTCATAACGTTTTTCGACCCACCAAAGGACTCAGCAAAGCAAGCACTGTGGCGTTTGTCCGAGAAGGGAGTGAAGGCTAAGGTTTTAACTGGTGACTCCCTCTCCTTGACAACAAGGGTATGCAGGGAAGTTGGCATAAGTACCACTCATGTAATAACAGGTCCTGAACTAGAACAACTTGACCAAAACACTTTCCATGAGACAGTTCAAAGAGCCACAGTACTCGCTCGTCTCACCCCAATTCAGAAACAACGAGTGGTGCAATCCTTGCAAACAATTGGAAACCATGTCGTTGGGTTCTTAGGAGATGGAGTGAATGATTCACTAGCTTTAGATGCTGCCAATGTAAGCATTTCTGTGGACTCAGGTGTAGCCATTGCCAAAGACATGGCTGATATTATCTTACTTGAGAAAGACCTCAACGTGCTTGTTGCAGGAGTGGAGCATGGTAGACTTAGTTTTGGCAACACAATGAAGTATCTTAAGATGTCAGTGATAGCTAACTTGGGAAGTGTCATTTCACTCCTCATAGCAACACTGTTATTCAAGTATGAGCCCTTAACTTCTAGACAGCTTCTTACTCAGAATTTCATCTACAGTGTGGGACAGATTGCCCTTGCTTGGGACAAGATGGATGAAGAGTATGTTAAGACACCTCACAAGTCCTCAGAGAGAGGCTTGTCCATGTTCATGTTGTGGAATGCACCAGTGTGCACCCTTTGTGATGTGGCAACACTTTTGTTTCTTTGGTTTTATTACAAGGCTTACACTGATGTGACTCAGAAGTTTTTCCATTCAGCTTGGTTCATTGAAGGTCTCCTATTGCAGACCCTCATCATCCACTTGATAAGGACAGAGAAAATCCCTTTCATACAGGATGTTGCATCTTGGCCTGTGATTTTCTCCACTGTTGTGACATCTGCAATTGGAATTGCACTTCCATTCACACCCATTGGGAAGGTCATGGGATTCTCACTTATACCTCTTTCATATTTCGGATTTTTGGTGCTTCTTTTTCTGGGGTATTTTACAGTTGGCCAGGTCGTTAAGAGACTTTACATATTGGTTTATAAGAAATGGCTTTGA
- the LOC100795153 gene encoding magnesium-transporting ATPase, P-type 1 isoform X2 — translation MGRTKVSTLFANKHNNNNYMLPYSNTIRQTLVNRPNTHKDRFPFSLFELLRRLIHSSIPYDIFFHFHSHFSLTRKVDGDSKTEEEEKVYSWLYTLAQSDKNLVFEYVRSTERGLSFTEADRRLRENGPNVPLEYSFPRWWHLLWNSLFHPFIIILIVLSVLSFITCDSPNGFIMLILVFISVTLRFYQEYSSSKAAMKLSEFVKCPIKVQRCAGRVVQKELVVQVDQRDVVPGDIVIFEPGDLFPGDISQASLTGESWTTDKTAEIREDHSTPLLDLKNICFMGTNVVSGTGTGLVISTGSNTYMSTMFSKVGKKKPPDEFEKGLRRIFYLLISVILAVVTIMFVINYTTSLNLSQSVLFAISVASALNPQMLPLIINTCLAKGALAMAKDRCIVKSLTSIRHMGSMDILCIDKTGSLTMNHAIMVNHLDCRGLPQEKILRYAFLNSYFKSDQKYPLDDAILAFVYSNGFRFQPSKWRKIDEIPFDFIRRRVSVILETEGGHSQFFGRFLLTKGALLEVLRVCSFIENFDKDEISPFSSNDYQRILNLSEDLSNEGLRVIAVAIRKLEMPQICETSNGSKREEEDIERDMVFIGLITFFDPPKDSAKQALWRLSEKGVKAKVLTGDSLSLTTRVCREVGISTTHVITGPELEQLDQNTFHETVQRATVLARLTPIQKQRVVQSLQTIGNHVVGFLGDGVNDSLALDAANVSISVDSGVAIAKDMADIILLEKDLNVLVAGVEHGRLSFGNTMKYLKMSVIANLGSVISLLIATLLFKYEPLTSRQLLTQNFIYSVGQIALAWDKMDEEYVKTPHKSSERGLSMFMLWNAPVCTLCDVATLLFLWFYYKAYTDVTQKFFHSAWFIEGLLLQTLIIHLIRTEKIPFIQDVASWPVIFSTVVTSAIGIALPFTPIGKVMGFSLIPLSYFGFLVLLFLGYFTVGQVVKRLYILVYKKWL, via the exons ATGGGAAGAACCAAAGTCTCCACCCTCTTTGCCAATaagcacaacaacaacaattacatgCTTCCTTATTCCAACACCATAAGACAAACTCTTGTAAACAGGCCAAATACCCACAAAGACCGGTTCCCCTTTTCACTCTTTGAATTATTGCGGCGCCTTATTCATTCAAGTATTCCTTACGACATCTTCTTCCATTTTCATTCACACTTCTCTCTAACTA GAAAAGTAGATGGAGACTCAAAAACCGAGGAAGAGGAGAAAGTCTACTCTTGGTTATACACCTTGGCCCAGTCAGACAAAAACTTGGTTTTCGAGTACGTTAGGTCCACTGAGAGAG GCTTAAGTTTCACAGAAGCCGATAGGAGACTGAGGGAAAATGGGCCAAATGTTCCACTTGAGTATTCCTTTCCAAGATGGTGGCATCTTCTATGGAACTCTCTTTTCCATCCTTTCATTATCATTCTGATTGTTTTGTCAGTTCTGTCATTCATTACCTGCGACAGTCCAAATGGATTTATCATGCTCATATTGGTTTTCATCAGTGTCACCCTTCGTTTCTATCAG GAATACAGCAGCTCAAAAGCAGCAATGAAGCTTTCAGAATTTGTAAAATGTCCAATAAAAGTTCAAAGATGCGCTGGTAGAGTTGTTCAGAAAGAACTTGTAGTTCAAGTTGATCAGAGGGATGTAGTTCCAGGTGACATTGTGATTTTTGAACCTGGTGACCTCTTTCCTGGAGATATCAG CCAGGCATCACTAACTGGGGAATCTTGGACAACTGACAAAACTGCTGAAATCAGAGAAGATCACAGCACTCCTTTATTGGATTTAAAGAACATCTGCTTTATG GGCACAAACGTGGTATCTGGTACTGGAACAGGCTTAGTGATTTCCACAGGATCCAATACTTACATGAGCACCATGTTTTCAAAAGTTgggaagaagaaaccaccagATGAATTTGAAAAGGGTCTCAGACGGATATTTTACTTGCTTATTTCTGTCATTCTAGCAGTTGTTACCATCATGTTTGTGATAAATTACACTACATCTCTTAATTTGAGCCAGAGTGTTCTTTTTGCCATCTCAGTTGCATCTGCCCTCAATCCTCAGATGCTTCCCCTCATCATTAACACATGTCTTGCAAAAGGAGCACTTGCTATGGCTAAAGACAGATGTATAGTAAAAAGTTTAACATCTATACGCCACATGGGATCAAT GGATATTCTTTGTATTGATAAGACAGGCTCCCTTACAATGAATCATGCAATCATGGTTAATCATCTTGACTGCAGGGGTTTACCCCAAGAAAAAATTTTACGCTATGCCTTCCTCAACTCTTACTTTAAGAGTGACCAGAAGTATCCTCTGGATGATGCTATCCTAGCATTTGTATATTCAAATGGATTCAGGTTTCAGCCATCTAAGTGGAGGAAGATAGATGAGATTCCTTTTGACTTCATAAGAAGAAGAGTATCTGTCATCTTAGAAACAGAAGGCGGACACTCACAATTCTTTGGCAGGTTCCTGTTAACAAAAGGAGCACTGTTAGAAGTATTGAGAGTTTGTTCTTTCATTGAGAATTTCGATAAAGATGAAATTTCTCCCTTCTCTTCAAATGATTATCAGCGGATTTTAAATCTCTCAGAAGATTTGAGCAATGAGGGGTTAAGGGTAATAGCAGTAGCTATAAGGAAGCTGGAAATG CCCCAAATATGCGAAACAAGTAATGGAAGCAAGAGAGAAGAGGAGGATATTGAAAGAGACATGGTGTTCATCGGCCTCATAACGTTTTTCGACCCACCAAAGGACTCAGCAAAGCAAGCACTGTGGCGTTTGTCCGAGAAGGGAGTGAAGGCTAAGGTTTTAACTGGTGACTCCCTCTCCTTGACAACAAGGGTATGCAGGGAAGTTGGCATAAGTACCACTCATGTAATAACAGGTCCTGAACTAGAACAACTTGACCAAAACACTTTCCATGAGACAGTTCAAAGAGCCACAGTACTCGCTCGTCTCACCCCAATTCAGAAACAACGAGTGGTGCAATCCTTGCAAACAATTGGAAACCATGTCGTTGGGTTCTTAGGAGATGGAGTGAATGATTCACTAGCTTTAGATGCTGCCAATGTAAGCATTTCTGTGGACTCAGGTGTAGCCATTGCCAAAGACATGGCTGATATTATCTTACTTGAGAAAGACCTCAACGTGCTTGTTGCAGGAGTGGAGCATGGTAGACTTAGTTTTGGCAACACAATGAAGTATCTTAAGATGTCAGTGATAGCTAACTTGGGAAGTGTCATTTCACTCCTCATAGCAACACTGTTATTCAAGTATGAGCCCTTAACTTCTAGACAGCTTCTTACTCAGAATTTCATCTACAGTGTGGGACAGATTGCCCTTGCTTGGGACAAGATGGATGAAGAGTATGTTAAGACACCTCACAAGTCCTCAGAGAGAGGCTTGTCCATGTTCATGTTGTGGAATGCACCAGTGTGCACCCTTTGTGATGTGGCAACACTTTTGTTTCTTTGGTTTTATTACAAGGCTTACACTGATGTGACTCAGAAGTTTTTCCATTCAGCTTGGTTCATTGAAGGTCTCCTATTGCAGACCCTCATCATCCACTTGATAAGGACAGAGAAAATCCCTTTCATACAGGATGTTGCATCTTGGCCTGTGATTTTCTCCACTGTTGTGACATCTGCAATTGGAATTGCACTTCCATTCACACCCATTGGGAAGGTCATGGGATTCTCACTTATACCTCTTTCATATTTCGGATTTTTGGTGCTTCTTTTTCTGGGGTATTTTACAGTTGGCCAGGTCGTTAAGAGACTTTACATATTGGTTTATAAGAAATGGCTTTGA